Genomic window (Mycolicibacterium smegmatis):
GCGCGGTGGATGGTCGTGTTCCTGCAACGTCCGGGCGGACAGGCCCAGTTCAGCGTGTGGTCCGGACTTCCTGCGGCTGACGGCCTGCGGGAGATCATGGATTCGGTGATCGCCGACCCGGGCGCCGACCATTCACTTGCCGCGCTGGCCGCGCGGGCAGCGGTGAGTGAACGCCATCTCGTGCGGATGTTCCGTGAGCAGGTCGGGATGACACCCGCGCGGTTCGTCGAACAGGCGCGCCTGGAGGCTGCCAAAGTGCTTCTCGCAACAGGTGATCAGGCCCAGGACGCCGTCGCGCGACTCGTCGGGTTCGGCAGCCCGGACACCATGCGCAGAACGTTCCGCAGAAACCTCGGGATTTCGCCGGGGCTGTACCGCAACCGCTTCCGGACCACCGGCATCGACCCGCAGTGACGGACACCTTGCGTGCAGATCCGGACATCGGCAGGCGACGGACGCGGAAGCGAACCACGCTGATGGCATGCGGCTCCAGCATTTCATCGGCGGGTTGGAGGGGCTGACCGGGCCTCTCGATTTCGAGAAACGGGTCTTCGTAGAAGACTGGGAGAAGCGGATATTCGGCATTCACGTGGCGATGATGGCGCTGAGCACACATCTGGGGGAGGCGCTGCCCGGGTATCCCGTCGCCGACGTGCCGACCACGTTCCGCGAGAAGTGGACCTGGGCCCATCTGCGCACCGGCGCCGAGGGAATGAATCCGTTCGACTACTTCAAGTTTCGCTACTACGAGAAGTGGCTGGGCGGCATCAGCCAGTTCTTCGTCGACAAGGGATATCTGTCGGAAGACGAGATACGCGCCGCGCCAGTCGGTTCGCCACCGAAGGCCACAGCGCCCGGCGGGAAAGCGGCCATCGACGATCAGGTTCTCGACTACCTCCGACGCGGTGACAGCCCTCGACGCGGCCCGGCGAGGCCTAGGTTCGCTCCCGGCGACACGGTACGGATCGCCGACGTCCCCGCAGGCGAGCACACGCGGCTGCCGGGATATCTGCGCAACCGGACCGGGACCGTGGAGCGCTGTTTCGAAGGCGAGTACTCCTACTTCGTCCACACCGGCGACGGAATCGGTGACCCCATGCCGATCTACATCGTCGAATTCACGCCCCGAGAACTGTGGGGTGCTCGTGCCGAACCCGGCGCGAGCGCGCTCTACGCAGAGTTGTTC
Coding sequences:
- the nthB gene encoding nitrile hydratase subunit beta, translating into MRLQHFIGGLEGLTGPLDFEKRVFVEDWEKRIFGIHVAMMALSTHLGEALPGYPVADVPTTFREKWTWAHLRTGAEGMNPFDYFKFRYYEKWLGGISQFFVDKGYLSEDEIRAAPVGSPPKATAPGGKAAIDDQVLDYLRRGDSPRRGPARPRFAPGDTVRIADVPAGEHTRLPGYLRNRTGTVERCFEGEYSYFVHTGDGIGDPMPIYIVEFTPRELWGARAEPGASALYAELFEAYLSPVEEDQ